From the Candidatus Peregrinibacteria bacterium genome, one window contains:
- a CDS encoding helix-turn-helix transcriptional regulator — translation MEEITIGKKIKFWRAKQNITQDVLARKADIPYTTLAKIESDVIQNPTLSSITKIAEGLGITLDELTS, via the coding sequence ATGGAAGAAATAACGATAGGAAAAAAGATAAAATTTTGGCGTGCAAAGCAAAATATCACACAAGACGTTTTGGCTCGAAAAGCTGATATTCCTTATACAACTCTTGCAAAAATTGAAAGTGATGTAATTCAAAATCCAACTTTGAGCAGTATTACTAAAATTGCGGAAGGATTAGGAATTACTTTAGATGAATTAACTTCTTAA
- a CDS encoding N-6 DNA methylase, whose product MKNIQIAQLVKSDGKYDLTIFSPESIDRIENNIFEKGEKLFLKCFKRNKDIQVKPEEIVRQLMLDKLINEYGYSVDLLDVEYTVNFGREKKFADIVIFNKTDKTSIYCVLEIKKHSAKDGKDQLKSYTNATGAPLAVWTNGVEINYYERLDPNYFEPLSDIPKASETIDDVKNERFTYLELMGKDRLTEERKSLKDLIQEMEDEVLANAGVDVFEEVFKLIFTKLYDEMESADDRVNIETQFKIIKKQNPDFTDKQILEQIDNDEYRKLEFRSRGDAHHTKETINALYQKAKDKWQGIFEKGEPLRITDENHLQICVGFLQNVKLFNSNLQVIDEAFEYLVNKSAKGEKGQYFTPRNVIDMCVYMMNPQSNEYMIDTACGSCGFTVHTLFNVWQKLVNQGKAQFANFSNQRLTSEQKDYVYKVFGIDFDERSVRVARTLNMIAGDGKTNVLHLNTLDYTRWEEKLKDSAWAKTYLEGYYRLLDLAKNRQNPKEFNFDIVMANPPFAGDIKDSRLISNYEVAFDGKGKKANKVSRDVLFIERNLDFLKPGGRMAIVLPQGRFNNTSDEKIRNFVMERARLIAVVGLDGNTFKPHTGTKTSVLFIQKWDEKINPRKDDYEIFMAVSENSGKDNSGLEIYETNEKGERKLDEHNHLIQKHDLREIAEAFEKWAKEKSLSFWEF is encoded by the coding sequence ATGAAAAACATACAAATTGCACAACTCGTAAAATCAGATGGAAAATATGATCTAACCATTTTTTCGCCTGAAAGCATTGATAGAATCGAAAATAATATCTTTGAAAAAGGAGAAAAACTTTTTTTAAAGTGTTTCAAGAGGAATAAAGACATTCAAGTAAAACCAGAGGAAATCGTCAGACAACTTATGCTTGATAAACTTATCAATGAATATGGATATTCTGTTGATTTGCTTGATGTTGAATACACAGTAAATTTTGGAAGAGAGAAAAAATTCGCTGATATTGTGATTTTTAACAAAACCGATAAAACCAGTATCTATTGCGTTCTTGAAATCAAAAAACACAGTGCAAAAGATGGAAAAGACCAATTAAAAAGCTATACCAATGCAACAGGGGCACCGCTTGCTGTGTGGACGAACGGTGTTGAGATAAATTATTATGAAAGACTTGATCCGAACTATTTTGAGCCACTTTCTGATATTCCAAAAGCGAGTGAAACGATTGATGATGTAAAAAATGAAAGATTTACCTATTTGGAATTAATGGGTAAAGACAGACTTACAGAAGAAAGAAAATCGTTAAAAGACTTAATTCAAGAAATGGAAGATGAGGTTTTGGCAAATGCAGGAGTAGATGTTTTTGAAGAAGTCTTTAAACTTATTTTCACAAAACTTTATGATGAAATGGAAAGTGCTGATGATAGAGTAAATATTGAAACTCAATTTAAAATCATCAAAAAACAAAATCCAGACTTTACCGATAAACAGATTCTTGAACAAATTGACAATGACGAGTATAGAAAACTTGAATTTAGAAGTCGTGGCGATGCACATCATACAAAAGAAACAATAAATGCTTTGTATCAAAAAGCAAAAGACAAATGGCAAGGTATTTTTGAAAAAGGCGAACCACTTAGAATTACCGATGAAAACCATCTGCAAATTTGTGTTGGATTTTTGCAAAATGTAAAACTTTTCAATTCAAATCTACAAGTCATAGATGAGGCTTTTGAATATCTTGTAAATAAATCAGCCAAAGGAGAAAAAGGACAATATTTCACACCAAGAAATGTGATTGATATGTGTGTCTATATGATGAACCCACAATCAAACGAATATATGATCGACACTGCTTGCGGTAGTTGCGGATTTACCGTTCATACTCTTTTTAATGTGTGGCAAAAACTCGTTAATCAAGGAAAGGCACAATTTGCCAACTTTTCAAATCAAAGACTTACGAGCGAGCAAAAAGACTATGTATATAAAGTTTTTGGAATAGATTTTGATGAAAGGTCAGTCCGTGTCGCTCGTACCCTAAATATGATTGCAGGAGATGGAAAAACGAATGTTTTGCATCTCAATACTTTGGATTACACCAGATGGGAAGAAAAACTGAAAGATAGTGCGTGGGCAAAAACCTATCTTGAGGGATATTATAGGCTCTTAGACCTTGCGAAAAACCGTCAAAATCCTAAAGAGTTTAATTTTGATATTGTCATGGCAAATCCGCCTTTTGCGGGAGATATCAAAGATTCAAGATTGATTTCCAATTATGAAGTTGCTTTTGACGGCAAAGGTAAAAAAGCCAATAAAGTTTCAAGAGATGTTTTGTTTATCGAGAGAAATTTAGATTTTCTCAAACCAGGTGGAAGAATGGCAATTGTTTTGCCACAGGGAAGATTTAATAATACTTCTGATGAGAAAATTAGAAATTTTGTAATGGAAAGAGCAAGGCTTATCGCAGTTGTTGGACTTGATGGCAACACTTTCAAACCGCATACAGGAACAAAAACCTCTGTTTTGTTTATCCAAAAATGGGATGAAAAAATCAATCCGAGAAAAGATGATTATGAAATCTTTATGGCAGTAAGTGAAAACAGTGGAAAAGATAATTCTGGACTGGAAATATATGAAACGAACGAAAAAGGGGAAAGAAAACTCGATGAACATAATCATTTGATTCAAAAGCATGATCTGAGAGAAATTGCAGAGGCTTTTGAAAAATGGGCAAAAGAGAAAAGTTTGAGTTTTTGGGAATTTTAA
- a CDS encoding AAA family ATPase, with the protein MIIGLEVRHYKAYRGKNFIPIGKKHNFIAFTGENGVGKSSILEALDTFLNNKNWLLTKKEKAGDSYICPLFLIPKSKAPRLKNYFESISDFFWQLDQKDKNNEFFKIRDSLDSEEIKNEHYLIFLGEDYNKNLEFPFGDKKSKARKDFSQFIKDKGISDFDEKKFLKELKSLYSYVYLPVEINVENFTKIETEEMQKIFDKELKDEIKTALANVNLDNSDGLNKKLDKFVKEIEEILSHEYCYETGMQRNNKVTTSDLVDKILEVYFQKRILNKKTGNINKKVGELSAGEKRQALINLVYAFLRRRNEREKMVIVGIDEPENSLHTSICYEQFEKLKETSKNAQIFITTHWYGFLPIVDKGIVHFLKNEKENIEFFHEADLYLYPYQTKNIPKDLSLKSTNDLVQSIFHSLKAIKPYSWLICEGPSDQIYLEYFLEEEIEQKNLRIIAVGGVEQVKKFYKYLALPIVENIEDATKGKIFCLTDTDSNLRKNDINQEEKIKEILIIKRLVIENGNFTSLIKFETEEKQDPVDIEKSLNPIILRKTLDALEVEEKFLIKDENIQNKVGNTTKENLRNFEIDNYFVNEEIKNNFAKKYIEIMKTEEKPKDFLPSWINEIKEFFK; encoded by the coding sequence ATGATAATTGGACTAGAAGTTAGACACTATAAAGCATATAGAGGGAAAAATTTTATTCCTATTGGAAAAAAACATAACTTTATAGCATTTACAGGTGAAAACGGAGTTGGAAAAAGTTCTATATTGGAGGCTTTAGATACATTTTTGAATAATAAAAACTGGTTATTAACAAAGAAAGAAAAGGCTGGGGATTCCTATATCTGTCCGCTTTTTTTAATACCAAAATCAAAAGCACCTAGATTAAAAAATTATTTTGAATCAATTAGTGATTTTTTTTGGCAACTTGATCAAAAAGATAAAAATAATGAATTCTTTAAAATAAGAGATTCTTTAGATAGTGAAGAGATAAAAAATGAACACTATCTGATATTCTTAGGAGAAGACTATAATAAAAACCTAGAATTTCCTTTTGGTGATAAAAAAAGTAAAGCCCGAAAGGATTTTTCACAATTTATCAAAGATAAAGGAATATCAGATTTTGATGAAAAAAAGTTCCTTAAAGAATTAAAAAGTCTTTATTCCTATGTGTATTTACCTGTGGAGATTAATGTGGAAAATTTTACAAAAATTGAAACAGAAGAGATGCAGAAGATTTTTGATAAAGAATTAAAAGATGAAATTAAAACAGCTTTAGCAAATGTAAATCTTGATAATAGCGATGGTTTAAATAAAAAACTAGATAAATTTGTTAAAGAAATTGAAGAAATATTAAGTCACGAATATTGTTATGAGACAGGCATGCAAAGAAATAATAAGGTGACGACATCAGATTTAGTTGATAAGATCTTGGAAGTATATTTTCAAAAAAGAATTTTAAATAAAAAAACTGGAAATATAAATAAGAAAGTGGGTGAGCTAAGTGCGGGTGAAAAAAGACAAGCCTTAATTAATCTTGTATATGCGTTTCTAAGAAGAAGGAATGAAAGAGAAAAGATGGTTATAGTTGGCATAGATGAACCTGAAAATTCATTGCACACATCTATTTGCTATGAACAATTTGAAAAATTAAAAGAAACATCTAAAAATGCTCAGATTTTTATTACAACGCATTGGTATGGTTTTTTACCTATTGTTGATAAAGGAATTGTTCATTTTTTAAAGAATGAAAAAGAAAATATAGAATTTTTTCATGAAGCTGATTTATATTTATATCCATATCAAACTAAAAATATTCCCAAGGATCTTTCTTTAAAAAGCACAAATGATTTAGTTCAGTCAATTTTTCATTCTTTAAAGGCGATAAAACCTTACAGTTGGTTGATTTGTGAAGGACCTAGTGATCAGATTTATTTAGAATATTTTTTAGAAGAAGAAATTGAACAGAAAAATTTAAGAATTATCGCAGTAGGTGGAGTTGAACAAGTTAAAAAATTTTATAAGTATTTAGCATTGCCAATTGTAGAAAATATTGAAGATGCAACAAAAGGCAAAATATTTTGCTTAACTGATACTGATTCTAATTTAAGAAAAAATGATATAAACCAAGAGGAAAAAATTAAGGAAATTTTAATCATTAAAAGATTGGTAATTGAAAATGGAAATTTCACATCATTAATAAAATTTGAAACAGAAGAAAAGCAGGATCCTGTTGATATAGAAAAATCATTAAATCCAATTATATTAAGAAAAACACTGGATGCACTTGAGGTAGAAGAAAAATTCTTAATTAAAGATGAAAATATCCAAAATAAAGTTGGAAACACAACAAAAGAAAATCTAAGAAATTTTGAGATTGATAATTATTTTGTAAATGAGGAAATAAAAAATAATTTTGCCAAAAAATATATAGAAATTATGAAGACAGAAGAAAAACCAAAGGATTTTTTGCCTAGTTGGATAAATGAAATAAAAGAATTTTTTAAATAA
- a CDS encoding restriction endonuclease subunit S, with amino-acid sequence MTQISYIKYSDILKESSELRIEAEFYVNLNKYKIENFVFGKDIIEFVQYGTSKDLNEEQKGYPILRLNEFDGYYIGNPSKYSDLITEKVFESLKLKKGDVLICRTNGNPHFVGKAAICMEDLDIGYASYLFRIRPNKEINSESLMIYLNSNYGRNEIEKHSMISNQANFSPAKFRQIKIPILPQTSQLHIEEIVKSAHQKQTQSKQLYHQAEELLLAELGLLNYEVKHSLWFTTTKNEVSESHRYDSEYFQPKYDEIIKKIEEYEGGWDLVRNAINFKDKNYNPKDDQKYKYLALSNISSQGYIQNYQEEFGKDLPSRARRKINTNDLIISSIEGSLSSCALVEKEFDNSICSTGFFILNSEKINSETLLILFKSFVIQELLQRGSKGTILTAISKTELESIKIPLIKPQIQNKIAEKIQTSHKLRKESKELLEEAKRKVEEEIKKG; translated from the coding sequence ATGACACAAATAAGCTACATAAAATATTCGGACATTTTAAAAGAAAGTTCTGAACTTAGAATTGAAGCAGAATTTTATGTTAATTTAAATAAATATAAGATTGAAAACTTTGTTTTTGGGAAAGATATTATTGAGTTTGTTCAGTATGGAACTTCAAAAGACTTGAACGAAGAACAAAAAGGCTACCCAATTCTTAGATTAAATGAATTTGATGGATATTATATTGGAAATCCTTCAAAATATTCTGACTTAATAACTGAAAAGGTTTTTGAATCTTTAAAGCTTAAAAAAGGCGATGTTTTAATTTGTAGAACAAATGGAAATCCTCATTTTGTTGGTAAAGCCGCAATTTGTATGGAAGACTTAGATATTGGATATGCCTCATATTTATTCAGAATCAGACCAAATAAAGAGATAAATTCAGAATCTTTAATGATATATTTAAACTCAAATTATGGAAGAAATGAGATTGAAAAGCACTCAATGATTAGTAACCAGGCAAATTTTAGTCCAGCAAAATTTAGACAAATTAAAATTCCAATTCTCCCACAAACTTCCCAGCTCCACATCGAAGAAATCGTAAAATCCGCTCATCAAAAACAAACCCAATCCAAACAACTCTACCATCAAGCCGAAGAATTACTTTTGGCAGAACTTGGTCTTTTGAATTATGAGGTTAAACATTCGCTTTGGTTTACCACTACAAAAAATGAAGTAAGTGAATCCCACAGGTACGACAGCGAATATTTTCAGCCGAAATATGACGAAATTATTAAGAAAATTGAGGAATATGAGGGAGGATGGGATTTAGTGAGAAATGCAATAAATTTCAAAGATAAAAATTACAATCCAAAAGACGATCAAAAATATAAATATTTGGCACTTTCCAATATTTCAAGTCAGGGCTATATTCAAAATTATCAAGAAGAATTCGGCAAAGACTTGCCAAGTAGAGCAAGAAGAAAAATAAATACAAACGATTTGATTATTTCATCTATTGAAGGCTCTTTGTCTTCTTGTGCATTGGTAGAAAAAGAATTTGATAATTCTATTTGTTCAACTGGATTTTTCATTTTAAATTCAGAAAAAATAAATTCTGAAACTTTGCTTATTTTGTTTAAATCTTTTGTTATTCAAGAACTTTTACAAAGAGGTTCAAAAGGAACAATTTTGACAGCAATTTCAAAAACAGAATTAGAATCAATTAAAATTCCTCTCATCAAACCGCAAATCCAAAACAAAATCGCCGAAAAAATCCAAACAAGCCACAAACTTAGAAAAGAAAGTAAAGAACTTTTGGAAGAAGCGAAAAGAAAAGTTGAAGAAGAAATTAAGAAAGGATAG
- a CDS encoding tyrosine-type recombinase/integrase: protein MSEVIALKLTVHVKQAKGQKDRISVMPESLTGDLKNNDPVFASERGGIFTKKTAQKVFENAFKDSSIKKYDSFHLLMHSFTIHLLENSNDVRYVQELLGHQNIRITQIYTQVTNPKLKNIKSPL, encoded by the coding sequence GTGAGTGAAGTTATTGCATTAAAATTGACAGTTCACGTCAAGCAAGCAAAAGGTCAAAAAGATCGAATCAGTGTGATGCCAGAAAGCTTAACTGGTGATTTAAAGAATAATGACCCAGTCTTTGCAAGTGAAAGAGGAGGCATTTTTACAAAGAAAACTGCACAGAAAGTTTTTGAAAATGCTTTTAAAGATTCAAGTATAAAAAAATACGATTCTTTTCATTTATTAATGCACTCATTTACTATACATTTATTAGAAAATAGTAATGATGTTCGATATGTTCAGGAACTTCTTGGGCATCAAAATATAAGAATTACACAAATATACACCCAAGTGACAAACCCAAAGCTAAAAAATATAAAGAGTCCGCTATGA
- a CDS encoding DUF1295 domain-containing protein, which produces MNLLTTFFIALGLNIIMFVPAYIWKTDKLTDISYAVTFALLGVISIVIGGISIPSIILVAAILLWSIRLGSYLLIRIHKIGRDKRFDEMRKSFWRFGRFWILQGLTVWVVLVPSMLFLVKSPKNLPWYAYIGLTIWAFGLAIETVADMQKFKFINNIDNKGKWIDTGIWKYSRHPNYFGEITLWFGLYAFVFGNLTAGEALIGIIGPLYITILILFVSGVPLLEKGAEKKWGKNPEYRKYKQKTSIMIPWFRKKI; this is translated from the coding sequence ATGAATCTACTTACCACCTTTTTTATTGCTCTCGGACTAAACATTATAATGTTTGTCCCCGCATACATCTGGAAAACAGATAAACTGACTGATATCTCTTATGCTGTTACTTTTGCTTTGCTTGGAGTAATCAGTATTGTAATTGGCGGTATTTCAATTCCTTCAATCATTCTTGTTGCGGCAATACTACTTTGGTCTATTCGTCTCGGAAGCTATCTTCTAATACGAATTCACAAAATTGGCAGAGATAAACGTTTTGATGAGATGCGAAAGAGTTTTTGGCGATTTGGAAGATTTTGGATTTTGCAAGGACTTACTGTGTGGGTAGTCCTCGTACCAAGCATGCTTTTCTTGGTAAAATCACCGAAAAATCTCCCTTGGTACGCATATATTGGCTTGACTATTTGGGCTTTCGGATTGGCAATAGAAACAGTTGCAGACATGCAAAAGTTCAAATTCATTAACAACATCGATAACAAAGGAAAGTGGATTGATACTGGTATTTGGAAATATTCCAGACATCCAAATTATTTTGGCGAAATTACTCTCTGGTTTGGTCTCTATGCTTTTGTTTTTGGAAATTTAACAGCTGGCGAGGCACTTATTGGAATAATCGGACCGCTTTACATTACTATTTTAATTTTATTTGTGAGTGGAGTTCCACTTTTGGAAAAAGGGGCTGAGAAAAAGTGGGGTAAAAATCCTGAATATAGAAAGTACAAGCAAAAGACGAGTATTATGATTCCGTGGTTTAGAAAAAAGATATGA
- a CDS encoding DUF2177 family protein translates to MYIKLFLIALPVFFAIDMVWLGLVAKNFYQNQIGFLMTPNINWAAAIIFYLIFIAGLVVFVISPAVKKGSWTQTLLFGALFGLVTYATYDLTNLATLKDWPLLVTMVDLAWGMILGALVSFATYNIFTKFFAT, encoded by the coding sequence ATGTATATAAAACTATTTCTCATAGCCTTGCCCGTATTTTTTGCCATCGACATGGTATGGCTCGGCCTTGTAGCAAAAAACTTTTACCAAAACCAGATCGGTTTTTTGATGACACCAAACATCAATTGGGCCGCCGCTATAATCTTTTATCTCATATTTATTGCAGGACTCGTTGTATTTGTTATTTCACCTGCAGTTAAAAAAGGATCATGGACTCAGACACTTCTCTTTGGGGCACTTTTTGGTCTCGTTACCTACGCTACCTACGACCTGACCAATTTGGCAACACTTAAAGATTGGCCATTATTGGTAACCATGGTTGATTTGGCTTGGGGAATGATACTGGGGGCGCTCGTGTCTTTTGCAACCTACAATATTTTTACTAAATTTTTTGCAACTTAA
- a CDS encoding tryptophan-rich sensory protein produces the protein MNKNNLTLKISVALGYVAMVAVNFLANALPIGGVTTGEASDSFGNLFTPAGVTFSIWGLIYLLLLGYTLYQFGFGKKETKASREKLFSTINRYFLITSFANIAWIFAWHYGVIWLSVIIMFALLFFLIKIADVINKEKYNLLETILVRLPFSAYFGWITVATIANITVFLVSINWNGFGISESIWTVIVLLVGAAIGTIRMLKDKNIFYGLVLVWAYGGIWLKHTSASGFDGAYTNVITTVIICIIIFFSAIGFLGYKKALSRKLHN, from the coding sequence ATGAATAAAAACAACCTCACTCTCAAAATTTCTGTTGCACTTGGATACGTTGCCATGGTCGCAGTCAATTTCTTAGCCAATGCCCTACCCATTGGCGGGGTAACTACTGGCGAGGCTTCTGATTCCTTTGGCAACCTCTTTACACCCGCTGGAGTAACTTTTTCTATTTGGGGGCTTATTTATTTACTTCTCTTAGGATACACCCTATATCAGTTTGGCTTTGGCAAGAAAGAGACAAAGGCATCGCGCGAAAAACTTTTTTCTACAATTAATCGATATTTTCTTATCACTTCTTTTGCCAATATAGCTTGGATCTTTGCTTGGCATTATGGCGTGATTTGGCTTTCAGTGATCATTATGTTCGCCTTGCTGTTTTTCCTTATAAAAATTGCTGATGTCATAAACAAAGAAAAATATAATCTTCTAGAAACGATTCTAGTGCGCTTGCCATTTAGTGCCTATTTTGGTTGGATCACCGTTGCAACCATTGCTAATATCACGGTCTTTTTGGTAAGCATAAATTGGAATGGATTTGGTATTTCCGAATCCATCTGGACCGTCATTGTTCTGCTCGTAGGAGCTGCCATCGGAACTATTCGTATGCTCAAAGACAAAAATATCTTCTATGGACTTGTCTTGGTGTGGGCATATGGGGGAATCTGGCTCAAGCACACTTCAGCGAGCGGTTTTGATGGAGCATATACGAACGTCATCACAACGGTAATTATCTGTATCATAATATTTTTTAGTGCTATAGGATTTCTAGGTTACAAGAAGGCTCTATCAAGAAAATTGCATAATTAA
- a CDS encoding heme-binding protein — protein MYIILIILGVLLILWFLYSWLSVRTIEEPKYEVITTTQDYEIREYTAYIIAETTVSGSKDRNEAARKGFPIVAGYIFGDNTSKDKIAMTTPVNTEVSESEKIAMTTPVNTEKIAMIVPVNTEQKKTEGSYKISFVMPSEYTLETLPTPNDSRVTLKKVSSRKVAVKRFSWSASESAVKKQEEALLSALSYDGIETVGAINVARYNPPWTIPFMLRNEVQVEIK, from the coding sequence ATGTATATAATATTAATCATTTTGGGAGTCCTGCTTATTCTCTGGTTTTTGTATAGCTGGCTATCGGTTCGCACAATTGAAGAACCGAAGTATGAAGTAATAACAACCACGCAAGACTACGAAATACGCGAGTACACCGCATACATTATTGCCGAAACCACAGTAAGTGGTTCCAAGGATCGTAACGAAGCAGCGCGAAAGGGTTTTCCGATAGTGGCGGGTTACATTTTTGGCGACAATACCTCAAAAGATAAGATTGCTATGACCACACCAGTAAACACCGAAGTAAGCGAATCGGAAAAAATAGCTATGACCACGCCTGTAAATACCGAAAAGATAGCCATGATCGTACCAGTAAATACAGAGCAAAAAAAGACTGAAGGAAGCTACAAAATATCTTTTGTTATGCCAAGTGAATACACACTAGAGACTTTGCCCACCCCAAATGACAGTCGAGTCACACTCAAAAAAGTGTCGTCTCGCAAAGTTGCGGTTAAGCGCTTTTCCTGGTCTGCCAGCGAGTCTGCGGTCAAAAAGCAAGAAGAAGCATTGCTTTCTGCTCTGAGTTATGATGGCATTGAAACCGTGGGGGCAATAAATGTAGCCCGATATAATCCACCATGGACAATACCTTTTATGCTTCGTAATGAAGTACAAGTAGAAATTAAATAA
- a CDS encoding radical SAM protein, translated as MTAQRPYIYYDLAISLCPTCLKRVYGKIVFEDDKVFMLKKCKEHGSFKVLIATDIEYYKKCRQYMKKSEMPCKFGTKVKYGCPYDCGLCEDHEQHSCSSVIEITDRCNLKCPTCYASSCPNSGNHRTVAEVEKMFDIMVKSEGEPDVIQISGGEPTIHPQFFEILDIAKQKPIKHILLNTNGIKIATEEGFSEKLASYMPQFEIYLQWDSLKPEVLKKLRGADLSEIRKRALEKLNKLNLSTTLVVVVEKDLNDGELGELVDFAMKQPCVRGITFQPTQFAGRNENFNPETDRITPTEVRQKIIAQQDTFTENDLIPVPCNPDTLTMAYGLKVKNKVHPLTRYIDPTKLLEASKNTIVFERDEELKSKLIELFSTGNSPESSSKIFGSLMCCLPKIVAPQNLKYDNLFRILIMHFQDAYDFDVRAIKKSCVHIVHKDGRIIPFETMNLFYRDNEEYLKTLQKEDESFTF; from the coding sequence ATGACAGCACAAAGACCTTACATTTATTATGATTTAGCAATAAGTCTATGCCCGACATGTCTAAAGCGCGTGTATGGAAAAATTGTTTTCGAAGATGATAAAGTTTTTATGCTCAAAAAATGCAAAGAACATGGAAGTTTTAAAGTTCTCATTGCAACCGATATTGAATACTACAAAAAATGTAGGCAGTACATGAAAAAAAGTGAAATGCCCTGCAAGTTTGGAACAAAAGTAAAATATGGATGTCCTTATGATTGTGGGCTGTGCGAAGATCACGAACAACACTCTTGCTCTTCCGTTATAGAAATTACCGATCGATGTAATCTCAAATGTCCCACTTGCTATGCTTCATCTTGTCCAAATTCTGGAAATCATAGAACTGTTGCAGAAGTAGAAAAAATGTTTGATATTATGGTGAAAAGTGAAGGTGAGCCTGATGTAATTCAGATAAGTGGAGGAGAACCAACGATTCATCCTCAATTTTTTGAAATTCTAGATATAGCAAAGCAAAAACCGATTAAACATATTTTGCTCAATACTAATGGGATCAAAATAGCAACCGAAGAAGGATTTTCTGAAAAACTGGCAAGCTACATGCCACAATTTGAAATCTATTTACAATGGGATTCGTTAAAACCAGAAGTATTAAAAAAACTCCGTGGAGCAGATCTTTCAGAAATTAGAAAAAGGGCATTAGAAAAATTGAATAAACTCAATCTTTCTACTACTTTAGTTGTAGTTGTTGAAAAAGATCTTAATGATGGTGAATTGGGAGAATTAGTTGACTTTGCAATGAAACAACCATGTGTAAGAGGGATAACTTTTCAGCCGACTCAATTTGCAGGAAGAAATGAGAATTTCAATCCTGAGACCGATAGAATTACTCCAACGGAAGTTCGTCAAAAAATTATCGCTCAACAAGATACCTTTACAGAAAATGATCTTATTCCTGTTCCCTGCAATCCTGACACACTCACTATGGCGTATGGACTAAAAGTAAAAAACAAAGTTCATCCATTAACTCGCTATATTGATCCGACCAAACTTTTAGAAGCCTCAAAAAATACCATTGTATTTGAGAGAGATGAGGAACTGAAATCAAAACTTATTGAGCTTTTTTCTACTGGAAACTCACCAGAAAGTTCTTCAAAAATATTTGGAAGTTTAATGTGTTGCCTTCCCAAGATTGTAGCACCCCAAAATTTGAAATATGATAATCTGTTCCGTATTTTAATTATGCACTTTCAAGATGCCTATGATTTTGATGTCAGAGCGATTAAAAAATCATGTGTGCATATTGTTCATAAAGATGGAAGAATTATCCCATTTGAAACCATGAATTTATTTTATCGTGATAACGAAGAATATCTAAAAACACTTCAAAAGGAAGATGAATCTTTTACTTTTTAA
- a CDS encoding prolipoprotein diacylglyceryl transferase: MIQLEFPIGFILNEHFIPAHLLFEILAFWIGGAYYYKIRKQQKDIFTASQRLTLLLSAAIGALLGSRLLAAIEHYELLANDFSWILFTQSKTIVGGIIGGWIAVEIAKKILKIKKSSGDLFTFPLILGIMIGRIGCALTGVSDGTAGIASNLPWAFDQGDGIARHPTAIYEMLFLGILWIILSFLKRNYTLKNGDIFKFFMIGYSLWRLLVEFIKPVPDLLWELSAIQIACVCVLGYYGHIFTKRFYKLT; encoded by the coding sequence ATGATACAACTAGAATTTCCAATCGGCTTTATACTCAATGAGCATTTCATCCCTGCTCACCTACTTTTTGAAATACTCGCTTTTTGGATAGGAGGAGCTTACTATTATAAAATTCGTAAACAACAAAAAGATATTTTTACTGCTTCGCAGAGGCTAACTCTTTTACTTTCTGCTGCAATTGGAGCATTGTTAGGCTCTCGTCTTTTAGCAGCCATAGAACATTATGAACTGCTCGCAAATGATTTTTCTTGGATTTTATTTACTCAATCAAAAACAATTGTAGGAGGAATTATTGGAGGATGGATAGCAGTAGAAATAGCAAAAAAAATATTAAAAATAAAAAAATCCAGTGGAGACTTATTTACCTTTCCTTTGATTCTAGGAATTATGATTGGAAGAATCGGCTGTGCTTTAACAGGAGTCTCTGATGGAACAGCGGGGATTGCTTCCAACCTTCCATGGGCTTTTGATCAAGGAGATGGTATAGCAAGACACCCAACTGCTATTTATGAAATGCTATTTTTAGGGATTTTATGGATAATCTTAAGCTTTCTAAAAAGAAATTATACTTTAAAAAATGGGGATATTTTTAAATTTTTTATGATTGGGTATTCCCTTTGGAGATTGTTAGTAGAATTTATTAAACCAGTGCCAGATCTTTTATGGGAATTATCGGCTATCCAAATTGCTTGTGTCTGTGTTCTTGGTTATTATGGACATATTTTTACAAAAAGATTTTATAAATTAACCTAA